The region TGCTTTGATGGCGGCGTTGACCTGCACTTCCAGGCTGTCGATGATCTTTGGCATCGAAAGGGGGCCGATGTCAGTGTCTTCCTTCATGGGGTCGCCAATCTTCATGGCCTCCATACCAGCGACGAAGCCCTTGGTGAAGGCGTCGTAGATGGACTCGTGAACGATGAAGCGCTTGGCTGCGATGCACGACTCACCGTTGTTGATGAGGCGAGCACGGACGGCGGTGTGAATAGCCGCATCGAGATCGCACGAGGGCAGCACGATGAATGGGTCGGAGCCGCCGAGTTCGAGCACGGACTTTTTGATAAGCCAGCCAGCCTGTGCTCCGATGGCACGACCTGCGGCTACGGAGCCGGTAAGGGTGACGGCGGCGACGCGCGGATCTGCAAGGATGCCTTCGACCTGATCGACTTCGATGAGCAGCGTCTGGAAGCTGCCACGCGGGAAGCCTGCCCGACGCACGAGTGATTCGATCAGCAGGGCACATTGCGGGACATTCGGCGAGTGCTTGAGAAGGCCGACATTGCCAGCCATCAGAGCGGGTGCCAGAAAGCGAAAGACCTGCCAGAACGGAAAGTTCCAGGGCATGATGGCGAGGATGACCCCGAGCGGATCCCAGCGGACGTAGCTGGAGTTCTCTGTCTGGATAGGTTCAGGAGCGAGGATGCGCGCCGCGTTTTCGGCGTAGTAGCGGCAGGCGGTGGCGCACTTGGCGACCTCCTGGCGGGCCGCGTGGATCGGTTTGCCCATCTCGAGGGTGAGTGTGGGGGCGATCTCGTCGGTCTCCTGTTCGAGCAGGGAGGCGAGCTTGTTCATCCAGAGGGCGCGGTGCTCGAGCGGGATGGAGGGATAGGTGCGTGCGGCTTCAGCGGCCAGTGCGAGCTTCTCTGAGATCGCATCCTCGGTCAGAGCGTCGAAGCTCCGCAGGAGCTTTCCGGTAGCGGGATTGACGGATTGGATGGCCATACTGGTTTGGAAGAAGATTAGCAAAAGGTGGTCCCAAAGAGTGAGGTGGTTCATGCGATGCAAAGGAACCCACTCATGCTTCGCATGAATGGGGCAC is a window of Edaphobacter sp. 12200R-103 DNA encoding:
- a CDS encoding NAD-dependent succinate-semialdehyde dehydrogenase, whose translation is MAIQSVNPATGKLLRSFDALTEDAISEKLALAAEAARTYPSIPLEHRALWMNKLASLLEQETDEIAPTLTLEMGKPIHAARQEVAKCATACRYYAENAARILAPEPIQTENSSYVRWDPLGVILAIMPWNFPFWQVFRFLAPALMAGNVGLLKHSPNVPQCALLIESLVRRAGFPRGSFQTLLIEVDQVEGILADPRVAAVTLTGSVAAGRAIGAQAGWLIKKSVLELGGSDPFIVLPSCDLDAAIHTAVRARLINNGESCIAAKRFIVHESIYDAFTKGFVAGMEAMKIGDPMKEDTDIGPLSMPKIIDSLEVQVNAAIKAGARVLTGGQRMAGDGNYFEPTVLADLPRTSDVYREEFFGPVALLFKTASLDEAIEIANDTPFGLGASAWTREPAEEQRLIAGIQAGAVFINAMVASDPRLPFGGIKQSGYGRELSAAGMREFLNAKTVVLATQH